One Pirellulales bacterium DNA segment encodes these proteins:
- the ruvA gene encoding Holliday junction branch migration protein RuvA, which produces MITKITGQLLRVDVDELVLKVGPFEYEVLIPEFARRQLQNEVGREISLHTIDYLEGNPMHGRLTPRLIGFLTAVEREFFDLFCEVDGVGVKKALRAMVRPVREVATAIEEQDVKTLSTLPGIGPATSERIVAKLRRRMPKFALLVSREGPTAADVPHDVVSETFEALRTLGHSESDARRLIDAALATKKKFKDVQEVIAVVYQQQREGARG; this is translated from the coding sequence TTGATCACCAAAATCACCGGCCAACTGCTGCGAGTTGACGTGGACGAGCTGGTCCTCAAAGTCGGGCCGTTCGAATACGAAGTGCTGATTCCCGAATTCGCGCGGCGACAATTGCAGAACGAAGTGGGGCGAGAAATCAGCTTGCACACGATCGACTATCTGGAAGGCAACCCGATGCATGGCCGGCTGACGCCGCGGCTAATCGGATTTTTGACGGCGGTCGAAAGGGAATTTTTTGACCTGTTCTGCGAAGTAGATGGTGTGGGAGTAAAGAAGGCACTGCGGGCGATGGTTCGGCCGGTGCGCGAGGTGGCCACGGCGATCGAGGAGCAAGATGTCAAAACGCTGTCAACGCTCCCCGGCATCGGCCCGGCCACTTCGGAGCGGATCGTGGCCAAGCTGCGCCGGCGGATGCCGAAATTCGCCTTGCTCGTCTCGCGCGAGGGACCGACGGCCGCCGACGTGCCGCACGACGTGGTGAGCGAGACGTTCGAGGCCCTGCGGACCCTCGGCCATAGCGAGAGCGACGCTCGCCGGCTGATCGACGCGGCGCTGGCGACGAAGAAGAAGTTCAAGGACGTGCAGGAGGTGATCGCCGTGGTGTATCAACAGCAGAGGGAAGGGGCTCGGGGCTAG
- a CDS encoding crossover junction endodeoxyribonuclease RuvC gives MDPGLAITGYGVLEATRGTPRLVEAGVVRSTEKTSELPARLAEIHRGVAEVIAALKPAAMALEQLYSHYDHPRTSILMGHARGVICLAAADAGIPVIHYSATQIKRILTGNGRAPKSQVQRAIEKELRLDRPPEPPDVADALAVALCHYHLGKRQSQLLQGSLP, from the coding sequence ATCGATCCCGGCCTCGCGATCACCGGCTACGGCGTGCTGGAGGCGACGCGTGGAACTCCAAGGCTAGTCGAGGCGGGCGTGGTCCGCAGCACGGAGAAAACGAGCGAGTTGCCGGCCCGATTGGCGGAGATTCATCGGGGAGTTGCCGAGGTGATCGCGGCGCTCAAGCCGGCCGCGATGGCGCTCGAGCAGCTTTATTCGCACTACGACCATCCGCGGACGTCGATCCTGATGGGGCACGCTCGCGGGGTGATCTGTTTGGCGGCGGCCGATGCTGGGATTCCGGTCATTCATTATAGCGCCACGCAGATCAAGCGCATCCTGACCGGCAACGGCCGGGCGCCGAAGAGCCAGGTGCAGCGAGCCATCGAGAAGGAACTGCGGCTCGACCGCCCGCCAGAGCCGCCCGACGTGGCCGATGCCTTGGCGGTGGCGCTGTGCCACTACCACCTCGGCAAGCGACAATCGCAGCTCCTGCAAGGGTCTCTGCCTTGA
- the cysS gene encoding cysteine--tRNA ligase, protein MPNTTLPIPNTSASNSTAPSATIRVYSTLSKTKEPLQTVHPGKVGIYLCGPTVYKPSHIGHMVGPVIFDAIKRYLSYCGYQVTWVVNVTDVDDKLIVESRNRNMPMSQLAAEMTADYMRNLEAMGIDTIDHFPKATENIDEIIQLTQTLIDKDFAYASDGDVYFDVGKDHEYGKLSRRTLETMQGEGGEMVERKRSPADFALWKSAKPGEPSWDSPWGKGRPGWHIECSAMSRRLLGETFDFHGGGLDLIFPHHENEIAQSECCHGKPQAKYWLHNGLMQAASEAGKVGGRTTRAADAAPNAATEQAAKKISKSTGASPFSELIDRHSPETIRFFLLSTHYRSPIQYSEELLEETATSLEAFYRFFKRYERIIGQSFYKMGQPAARTGGEFDPGSDPMRKQIVDIRDRFLEAMDDDFNTGSAIGKLFDLVRLLNKFADAEKLEGTSEPSADALATLTQGTKTLREMAVTLGLFRKPVEMKSSGDDSLVAQLMELLIELRALSRKNKDFATADRIRKRLAEIGVMLEDRPGGTEWTRG, encoded by the coding sequence ATGCCCAACACAACTCTGCCAATTCCGAATACGAGTGCTTCCAATTCAACCGCGCCGTCGGCGACAATCCGCGTCTACAGCACGCTTTCGAAGACGAAGGAGCCGCTCCAAACCGTCCATCCCGGCAAGGTCGGCATCTATCTCTGCGGGCCGACAGTCTACAAGCCCAGCCACATCGGGCACATGGTCGGCCCGGTGATCTTCGACGCGATCAAGCGCTATCTCTCCTATTGCGGCTACCAGGTTACCTGGGTCGTGAATGTTACCGACGTCGACGACAAGCTGATCGTCGAGTCGCGGAACCGTAATATGCCGATGTCGCAACTCGCGGCCGAAATGACGGCCGATTACATGCGGAACCTCGAAGCGATGGGGATCGACACGATCGATCACTTCCCCAAGGCGACCGAAAACATCGACGAGATCATCCAACTCACGCAGACGCTAATCGACAAGGATTTTGCCTATGCCTCGGACGGCGATGTTTATTTCGACGTTGGCAAGGACCACGAATACGGCAAGCTCAGTCGCCGCACGCTCGAGACGATGCAAGGAGAAGGGGGCGAAATGGTCGAGCGGAAGCGGTCGCCCGCCGATTTCGCACTCTGGAAGAGCGCCAAGCCGGGCGAGCCGTCGTGGGATAGCCCTTGGGGAAAGGGGCGGCCCGGCTGGCATATCGAGTGCTCGGCGATGAGCCGGAGACTGCTTGGCGAGACATTCGACTTTCACGGCGGCGGGCTCGATCTCATCTTCCCGCATCACGAAAACGAAATTGCCCAGAGCGAATGCTGCCACGGCAAGCCGCAAGCCAAATACTGGCTGCACAACGGCTTGATGCAGGCGGCGAGCGAGGCTGGCAAAGTGGGCGGGCGCACGACGCGCGCCGCCGATGCGGCGCCAAACGCCGCGACGGAACAGGCCGCCAAGAAGATCAGCAAATCGACCGGCGCCAGCCCGTTCAGCGAGCTGATCGACCGGCATTCGCCCGAAACGATTCGTTTCTTCTTGCTTTCCACCCACTACCGCAGCCCGATCCAATACAGTGAAGAGTTGCTTGAGGAAACGGCAACGAGCTTGGAGGCGTTTTACAGGTTTTTCAAGCGCTACGAGCGAATCATTGGCCAAAGTTTCTACAAGATGGGTCAACCCGCCGCGCGAACCGGCGGCGAATTCGATCCGGGCAGCGATCCGATGCGGAAGCAGATTGTCGACATTCGGGATCGATTTCTCGAGGCAATGGACGATGATTTCAACACCGGCTCGGCCATCGGCAAGCTGTTCGATCTTGTGCGACTGCTGAACAAGTTCGCGGACGCGGAGAAGCTGGAAGGCACGTCGGAGCCGTCCGCGGACGCGCTGGCCACTCTGACTCAGGGGACGAAGACGCTCCGCGAGATGGCCGTCACACTCGGTCTGTTTCGCAAGCCGGTCGAGATGAAATCGTCGGGCGACGATAGCCTGGTTGCCCAACTGATGGAACTGCTCATCGAGCTTCGCGCATTGTCGCGCAAGAACAAAGACTTCGCCACCGCCGACCGGATCCGCAAGCGGCTCGCCGAAATCGGCGTCATGTTGGAAGATCGCCCCGGCGGCACGGAATGGACGAGGGGCTAG
- the ispF gene encoding 2-C-methyl-D-erythritol 2,4-cyclodiphosphate synthase — protein sequence MSRLYVNRGEGLGERDEGTRKRPDRHVADCLFPSPLTPSPSPLAPTIIRAMGEQRAAELRVGIGHDTHRLAPGGPLRLGGIAVPHDHSLVGYSDADVLLHAVTDALLGAAALGDIGELFPNTDPANRGRDSGEMLRAVRDRIAAAGFEIVNLDCIVFAEQPKLTPYKESIRHQIGEILSLPADRIGLKAKTGEGVDAVGRGEAIAAQCVALVKRTG from the coding sequence ATGAGCAGATTATATGTGAACAGGGGCGAGGGACTAGGGGAGAGGGACGAGGGGACGCGCAAGCGGCCGGATCGGCACGTCGCCGATTGTCTCTTTCCCTCGCCCCTCACCCCTAGCCCCTCGCCCCTTGCCCCTACTATAATCCGCGCGATGGGAGAGCAACGGGCGGCAGAATTGCGAGTGGGCATCGGTCACGACACGCATCGGCTCGCGCCGGGCGGGCCGCTGCGGTTGGGGGGCATCGCGGTTCCGCACGACCATAGTTTGGTCGGGTATAGCGATGCCGACGTGCTCTTGCACGCGGTCACGGACGCCTTGCTCGGTGCCGCGGCATTAGGGGATATCGGCGAACTGTTTCCCAATACCGATCCGGCTAATCGCGGCCGCGACTCAGGCGAAATGCTCCGCGCGGTTCGCGACCGCATAGCGGCCGCTGGGTTTGAAATCGTCAATCTGGATTGCATCGTTTTCGCCGAACAGCCTAAACTGACTCCTTACAAAGAATCGATCCGCCACCAGATCGGCGAAATCCTGAGCCTGCCGGCAGATCGAATCGGTTTGAAGGCCAAGACCGGCGAAGGAGTTGATGCCGTCGGACGAGGCGAGGCAATTGCCGCACAGTGTGTCGCGCTGGTGAAGAGAACTGGTTAA
- a CDS encoding ABC transporter ATP-binding protein: protein MPTIEIAGLTKSYRVYQKQEGLRASIRGLFHRQYKHVHAVRGIDLTVEQGEFVAFLGPNGAGKTTTLKLLSGVITPTSGSARVLGHVPWLRENAYRRRFALVMGQKNQLWWDLPAQESFRLHQEIYRIEPADFDRVRDELTDLLKVRPLLRQPVRELSLGERMKMELIAALLHSPEVLFLDEPTIGLDVIAQHNIQTFLRHYQQLRRITILLTSHYMKDVAALCRRVVIIAGGRIMYDGSLSGIVDRFSSHKIVTLQWAEDHQPGDLSRYGEVLDGAAPKSRLRIRRDLVPDVLAGILANHPVEDVSVEDPPLEEVIAEMFSLADEEAAGLEQELANAQARTSKP, encoded by the coding sequence ATGCCGACGATCGAAATTGCCGGACTCACCAAATCGTATCGCGTCTACCAAAAGCAAGAGGGGCTGCGGGCCTCGATTCGCGGCCTGTTTCACCGTCAGTATAAGCACGTTCACGCCGTTCGCGGCATCGATTTGACGGTCGAGCAGGGAGAATTCGTCGCCTTCCTGGGACCGAACGGCGCCGGCAAGACCACGACGCTCAAGCTGCTCTCAGGCGTCATCACGCCGACCTCCGGCTCTGCGCGAGTCCTCGGGCATGTGCCGTGGCTGCGCGAGAATGCGTATCGCCGTCGTTTCGCCCTGGTGATGGGGCAGAAGAACCAATTGTGGTGGGACCTGCCGGCCCAGGAGTCGTTTCGCCTCCATCAAGAGATCTACCGCATCGAGCCGGCCGACTTCGACCGCGTTCGCGATGAGTTGACCGACCTGCTCAAAGTCCGCCCGCTGCTGCGGCAGCCGGTGCGCGAATTGTCGCTCGGCGAGCGGATGAAGATGGAGTTGATTGCCGCGCTCTTGCATTCGCCCGAGGTGCTATTTCTCGACGAGCCGACGATCGGGCTGGACGTAATCGCCCAGCACAATATCCAAACCTTTCTGCGGCATTATCAGCAATTGCGTCGAATCACGATCCTGCTCACCAGCCACTACATGAAGGACGTCGCTGCGCTTTGCCGCCGCGTTGTGATCATCGCCGGCGGGCGGATCATGTACGACGGCTCGCTCTCGGGCATCGTCGATCGCTTTAGCAGCCACAAAATTGTTACGCTCCAATGGGCCGAGGACCACCAGCCGGGCGATCTCTCGCGATATGGCGAAGTGCTCGACGGCGCGGCCCCCAAGTCGCGGCTGCGAATCCGCCGCGATCTGGTGCCCGACGTGCTGGCTGGGATTCTGGCGAACCATCCGGTCGAAGACGTGAGCGTCGAAGACCCGCCATTGGAAGAAGTGATTGCCGAGATGTTTTCGTTGGCCGATGAAGAGGCGGCGGGACTCGAACAAGAACTTGCCAATGCGCAAGCGCGAACTTCAAAGCCGTAG
- a CDS encoding ABC-2 family transporter protein, which yields MSSSPTIPSTAAHLPDGIIARLYTWRTILRISIEERLIYRGDFMLGTLMRFLPMVAQIFLWSAVFAAVAPAASQAPGAAGDSAPMIAGFRFTDFIAYYLLAMIGRAFSSMPGLATGIANSIRDGTIKKYLIQPVDMIGFLLLQRVAHKLVYYMVAILPFALVFYLCRGYFETGWPDAGTFLAFLASLVMAFLLGYYLETAIGLVGFWFLEVSSFLFIYMLISFFLSGQMFPLAMLDKFTIAGSVSFGDVVRCTPLQYLAYFPATVFLGKVQGARLIWGLVAELGWLVFFIILCRVGFNRGVRRYSAFGG from the coding sequence ATGTCATCATCTCCGACCATTCCGTCGACCGCCGCCCATCTGCCCGACGGCATTATCGCCCGGCTCTACACCTGGCGGACGATCCTGCGAATCAGCATCGAGGAGCGGCTGATCTACCGGGGCGACTTCATGCTCGGCACGCTGATGCGGTTCCTACCGATGGTCGCGCAGATCTTTTTATGGAGCGCCGTGTTCGCGGCAGTCGCGCCGGCGGCCTCGCAAGCGCCGGGCGCCGCCGGCGATTCAGCGCCAATGATCGCCGGCTTTCGATTCACCGATTTCATCGCCTATTATCTGCTGGCGATGATTGGCCGGGCGTTTTCCAGCATGCCGGGCCTCGCCACAGGAATCGCCAACAGTATTCGCGATGGCACGATCAAGAAATATCTAATTCAGCCGGTCGATATGATCGGCTTTCTGCTCTTGCAGCGAGTGGCGCACAAGCTGGTCTACTACATGGTGGCGATCCTGCCGTTCGCCCTGGTGTTTTATCTCTGCCGCGGCTATTTCGAGACGGGCTGGCCTGACGCCGGCACGTTTTTGGCCTTCCTGGCCTCGCTCGTCATGGCGTTTTTGCTCGGATACTACCTCGAGACGGCGATCGGCTTGGTCGGGTTCTGGTTTCTCGAGGTGAGTTCGTTCCTGTTCATCTACATGCTCATCTCATTTTTCCTTTCAGGGCAGATGTTTCCGCTAGCGATGCTCGACAAATTCACGATCGCCGGCTCGGTCAGCTTTGGCGACGTTGTCCGCTGCACACCGCTGCAATACCTGGCCTACTTCCCCGCGACCGTTTTTCTGGGCAAAGTTCAGGGGGCGCGATTGATCTGGGGTCTCGTGGCCGAACTAGGCTGGCTCGTATTCTTCATTATCCTTTGCCGCGTCGGTTTCAATCGCGGAGTGAGGAGATACAGTGCGTTCGGTGGATAA